A window of Sphingobacterium kitahiroshimense genomic DNA:
TCATTTCATCTATAATGAAACAATCCCCGATACTATTGTTAACCAAACTAAAGATTATTTTTATGAACGGATTGCATCATACTTAGAAATATCTATTATTGAAGATGTCACTTTTTTTCCAAAAAACAATCAACTTTATTTTGTTTTTACTTTCAAAGAAGGGGAACTTGATAAGTTGGGAATGATTTCTATTCCGTCGGATCAAGTTTCCAGATTCTATTATGTTGCCACTGAAGATAAAAATTATATTGTTTTTATTGACGATATTATTAGGCAAAACTTTCCAGATATTTTCAAAGATCACTTCATTACAGGTATGTATTCATTTAAGGTGACTCGTGATGCAGAGTTGGAGTTAAATAATGAATTTGAAGGCTCGTTGCTTCTGAAAATTGAAAAGCAGATCAGAAAAAGAGATTTTGGGCTAGCAACACGTTTACTCTATCAGCCAGATCTTCCAGATGATCTTTTAAGTGCATTGATTAAGTTGTTTAAACTTCGCAAATCTAGTTGTATAAAAGGAGGTAACTATCATAATCTAAAAGATTTTTTTTCTTTTCCGATTGATAAAAAAGAGTGGAAATATAGACCTCAACCTCCAATACCTTATCGGTTTAAATCTTCATTTTTATCTTTGTTAGATGAAATTAGTGTTGAAGACATCCTCGTTAATACTCCCTACGAGTCTTATGATGTGGTGCTTAGATTTTTTAATGAGGCAGCGGTTCGTCGAGATGTGGAAGAAATATATATATCCATGTATCGGGTAGCTAGTGATTCTAAAATTCTACATGCAGTATTAAATGCAGTCAAAAATGGAAAAAAAGTAACTGTTTTCGTGGAATTAAAAGCGAGATTTGATGAGGAAAATAATATTTATTGGGCAAAGAAATTAAAAGCAGCAGGTGTAAATGTACTATATAGTATTCCAAATTTAAAAGTGCATGCTAAAATTGCTTTAGTAAAAACAAAACAAGGTAATGCCGTCCAGTATTTTGGTTTACTTTCTACGGGCAATCTGAATGAAAAAACAGCCCATAGGTATGCTGATCATGTTTTATTGACTGCTCAGCAAGAAATCTTACAAGAAGTAATGGAGGTGTTTAATGTGTTAAAAAAAAGACGAGATCAAACTTCCTATTATAGTACCCATTTCAAGTATTTACTGGTGTCACAATATAATTTGGCAGCAGGTTTTATGCAGCTCATCGATCAGGAAATTGCATCTGCAAAGATGGGATTGCCAGCATGGATTATTATTAAGGTCAATAATTTAGAAGAAAAGGGCATGATCCAAAAGTTGTATGAGGCAAGTCAAGCTGGAGTGGTAATTCAATTAATAGTCAGGAGTATCTGTCGTCTAATACCGGGTGTTGCCGGTCTAAGTGAAAATATTAGCGTTAGACGTATTGTAGATAGATACTTAGAACATAGTAGAGTTTTTATATTTAACAATAATGGTCAAGAACAGGTGTATTTAGGATCGGCAGACTGGATGCACCGTAATATATACAATAGGATAGAAGTTTGTTTTCCGATTGTTAATAGACGATTAAAAAAGGAGATTCAAACAATTATTGCTATACAATTGGAAGACGATACGTCTGCTGAAGTTCTGGATGAACATATGGATTCCATCGAAAGATCTGTTGATAAAGGTATTCGCGCCCAAGAGTGTATTTATGATTATTGTAAACAACTAAATGAGTAAGGAAATGAATGGTAGAAAATTATTATTGATATGTATGCCTATTGCTAGTCTATTTTTCTTGACAGCATGTGCACAAACTACTCAAGTTTATAGGAGTCCAAAGGGCTATGATTTCAATAAAGGAGAAAAATTATTTTTACCAGATGCTCTTCATGAACTATCTGGAATAGCATTTCCTGCAGAAAGCTCCAAACATATCTTTGCAAACGAGGATGAAAATGGTCTGGTGTATTATTTTGCGCCAGGTGAACACCAGTACCAGCAGATCAAGTTTGCAAAGAAAGGTGACTACGAGGGAATTGCCATCAGTAATGGATATATTGTAGTGCTAGAAAGTAAAGGTACAGTCTATTCGTTTCCTTACAGTGATATACTTCAAAGGGAAGCTACAAATGTTAAAGTAGGAAAAGACCTGATTCCTAAAGCTGAATATGAATCACTAGCGGCCTCTCAATCAGACAGTTTATTGTATATTATATGTAAGAAATGTGCTGTTGATAAATCGTCTAGCACAGTTACTGGTTATGTATTGGGACTTTCTAAAGAGGGTGATTTTTTCAAAAAAGGGGAATTTAAAATTGATGAGAAACAAATTGACTTAATTAGTAGTTTAAAAGGAAAACAGTTTCGGCCATCAGCTTTGACTAAAAACAAGCGGACAAACGAGTGGTATATTTTGTCTTCAATTAATAAAATGTTAGTTGTTGCAAATGACAAATGGGAGGTGGTTGGCGCATTTCCATTAGATCCGTCACTTTTTAATCAGCCTGAAGCTATTGCATTTGATGATTCGGGCAGTTTATACATTGGTAATGAGGGTGGAGATAAAGCAAATAAAGCAACATTATTAAAATTTAAATTGAATTAAAAGATGTTGAAATTTTTATGTGTTACACTTCTTTCATTTTTAATGACTGGGGTATTTGCACAAGATAGTGTAGTAAACCGAGTTATTTTTATTGGTGATGCCGGTGAGATTAATTTTAAACAGGAAACGATTATTCCACTTGCCGCCGCACTGGTTTTAAAAGGGAAGACAACTGTTATGTTTTTGGGGGATAATATCTACCCCAGTGGTATGGGGCTACCCGGTAGTAAGGAAGAATTGGAAACAGCATCGATCTTAAGGTCACAGTATGAACCTATGCGAGCAGCTGATGCGCCAGTATATTTTATACCCGGCAATCATGATTGGGATAAGATGGGGAAACAGGGACTAGCAAAGATCAGAGCTCAAGGAAATTTTCTGGATGCACAACAAGATTCACTTTTGCAATTAGTTCCTAAAAATGGCTGTCCTGATCCGGTAGAAATTCCTATTTCAGATCATCTGGTTATTATTGCCTATGATAGTGAATGGTGGCTTTTTCCTCATGAAAAGATCGATACAAATATTAGATGTGGCTGTGATTCTGAAGTTAAAGTTATAGAAAAACTGAAGGAATTGGTTCATAAGAATAAGAATAAAACAATTTTGGTTGCTTCACATCATCCTTTCTATTCATACGGTGTTCATGCGGGTTACTATTCGTGGAAGGACCATATTTTTCCACTTACAATATTGAATAAAAATTTTTACCTTCCATTACCTGTAATTGGATCATTGTATCCATTAATGAGATCAACAGTGTTTTCAAATCCTGAAGATATGAATCATTCGGATTACAAACGTTTAAAACTACAAGTAAATGCGGTATTTGAGGGAGTTCCGAATTATGTTTACATATCTGGTCACGATCACGGCTTACAGTTTATAAAAAAAAGAGATCAATATCAAATTGTTAGCGGTTCTGGAGCAAAAAGCTCATCTATAAAAAGTAATAGTAACTTACTTTATAAAAATTCAATGCAGGGTTTTGTTACTGTGGATCTATTATTGGATAGAAGTACTCAGATTACTTATTATACTTACGATAATAAGGGTATTAAGGCAGATTATGCATACCGGATACCTTATAAAACAGAAATCACAAATAAATAACGAACTGAATCTACTCTGCATCACATTCCCATCTTAAATGTGATGGGTCGTGTTAGTAATTTAATTTTTTTAATATGCAATCAGCATTATTTACTATAATAAATGAGGAGGAAGATCAATTTCCTGAAATTGAAACCCACCTTTCTTTTGACCCATTTTTGAATTATCTGAAAAGAAAAGGTGAAAATGAAATATCAATTAAAAAGAACTTTTTAGCTAGTGTATTAAAGGATTTTAATCAAGCATTTGCAAAATATGGTCCTTTGGATAAGCACAATATTCACCAATTTGAAAACGAATTTAGATTAATTCATGCATCTTTAAATCCAGTATTACAAGATGATGAGGACACTTATTGGGCATTGGGCTTTCCTTTAGGACAAAAAATATGTTTTGGAACAGATAAATTCTATGCTTTACTTGAACAGTATAGATGTGATAATCAACTTGCTTTAGCACATGATTCTGTTGGGTTTTCTGAGAAAATCCAGATGTTGTATTCATTTATATTAGAAAGGTTATATGGGATAAAATCTGCAAAGCATTTTGAGATAATTCATTCCTTTATCGATGCATTGACTGGACTACAAAAGTATTACCGGATCAATATCGATCATACTTTTGTAGATGTAAAAGTAATCGGAAATTTACCTGTTTTTGATCGGATAAAAGTAATTGATGAGTTTTCAAAAACATTAAATTTTGAGATAATAAAAACTTTGATTCCATTGAATAAAATCAAAATGGATGGTTTTTCTATTTTAACAGTTACTGATATTACTGAACAACAGGCGCTTGAAAATATAAAAAATATCATTATAAGGGGAATTGATGAAGCAGATTCTTATGGACACGTGATTATGGCTTTAAGAACATTAGCAGGAAATCCTGCTATTGAATTTTCTCTTTTACCTTTTTTTAAGTTGAATAACAAAGTCGTATTTGATTTTAAAGAAAAGAAAACGTCAGCTTTATTGGATTTATTAAAAATTAATAAAGGAAGTGAGCAACGTATTCAAGAGTTGCTGGATGAATTTATTAAGCGACCCCAAATTCTTGTTTTTAGTAAAGATTTTCCTATTGAAGATAAAACTATGTCGTTCCTTTGGGAACGACTGAAAGATCTGGGCATCGTCAACTATGCATTGATTCCCATAGCCCATAATAAAGAGATCGTAGGTGTTATCGAAGTCTTTACAAAAACAGATGCAGTTCTTGATGAACAGATTTTGGCTCGAATATTTAGTGCAAGTACCTTACTAGCACAGTTGCTAAAAGATGAAATTGTTGAGTTTCAGACAAAAATAAACGAGGTTATAAAGGAAAAATTTACATCTCTTCAATCAGCAGTACAGTGGAAGTTTAATCAAGAGGCTTGGGAATATTTACAAAGAATAGAACAAGATAAACCTAAACCTATTGTTGGTGATATTAAATTTGAACAAATATATCCGTTGTACGGTGCCATCGATATTCGAAATTCAACTATTGAAAGAAATAAGGCGGCTTTTCAGGACATGATTGTTCAATTAGAATTATTGGAGAATGTCTTAATTCAATTGAAACACTTAAATAGTATTGTTATTCTTGATGAAATGATTTTCAACTGCCGAAGATGGTTACAGGAAATTAATGAAGAATTAATGGATAGTATGCAGATTCAGCTTAATGACTTTTTTAATCAAAATGTGGCTGAAGTTCTCACTTATTTTAAGGAGAATTTAAAAGAATCTCATCCGATTATTGCCGCATATGAAAATGCTATCCATCCT
This region includes:
- a CDS encoding SdiA-regulated domain-containing protein; this encodes MSKEMNGRKLLLICMPIASLFFLTACAQTTQVYRSPKGYDFNKGEKLFLPDALHELSGIAFPAESSKHIFANEDENGLVYYFAPGEHQYQQIKFAKKGDYEGIAISNGYIVVLESKGTVYSFPYSDILQREATNVKVGKDLIPKAEYESLAASQSDSLLYIICKKCAVDKSSSTVTGYVLGLSKEGDFFKKGEFKIDEKQIDLISSLKGKQFRPSALTKNKRTNEWYILSSINKMLVVANDKWEVVGAFPLDPSLFNQPEAIAFDDSGSLYIGNEGGDKANKATLLKFKLN
- the ppk1 gene encoding polyphosphate kinase 1, producing the protein MLNIESEEVSTRLYNRDLSWLSFNERILREAGKKQVPLLESINFLAIFSSNLDEFYRVRMPVLLALKKIKHQENIDNDSQDVKIYKQVKLRIKKQLSLFGSILVSEIIPALKSANIHFIYNETIPDTIVNQTKDYFYERIASYLEISIIEDVTFFPKNNQLYFVFTFKEGELDKLGMISIPSDQVSRFYYVATEDKNYIVFIDDIIRQNFPDIFKDHFITGMYSFKVTRDAELELNNEFEGSLLLKIEKQIRKRDFGLATRLLYQPDLPDDLLSALIKLFKLRKSSCIKGGNYHNLKDFFSFPIDKKEWKYRPQPPIPYRFKSSFLSLLDEISVEDILVNTPYESYDVVLRFFNEAAVRRDVEEIYISMYRVASDSKILHAVLNAVKNGKKVTVFVELKARFDEENNIYWAKKLKAAGVNVLYSIPNLKVHAKIALVKTKQGNAVQYFGLLSTGNLNEKTAHRYADHVLLTAQQEILQEVMEVFNVLKKRRDQTSYYSTHFKYLLVSQYNLAAGFMQLIDQEIASAKMGLPAWIIIKVNNLEEKGMIQKLYEASQAGVVIQLIVRSICRLIPGVAGLSENISVRRIVDRYLEHSRVFIFNNNGQEQVYLGSADWMHRNIYNRIEVCFPIVNRRLKKEIQTIIAIQLEDDTSAEVLDEHMDSIERSVDKGIRAQECIYDYCKQLNE
- a CDS encoding GAF domain-containing protein, whose translation is MQSALFTIINEEEDQFPEIETHLSFDPFLNYLKRKGENEISIKKNFLASVLKDFNQAFAKYGPLDKHNIHQFENEFRLIHASLNPVLQDDEDTYWALGFPLGQKICFGTDKFYALLEQYRCDNQLALAHDSVGFSEKIQMLYSFILERLYGIKSAKHFEIIHSFIDALTGLQKYYRINIDHTFVDVKVIGNLPVFDRIKVIDEFSKTLNFEIIKTLIPLNKIKMDGFSILTVTDITEQQALENIKNIIIRGIDEADSYGHVIMALRTLAGNPAIEFSLLPFFKLNNKVVFDFKEKKTSALLDLLKINKGSEQRIQELLDEFIKRPQILVFSKDFPIEDKTMSFLWERLKDLGIVNYALIPIAHNKEIVGVIEVFTKTDAVLDEQILARIFSASTLLAQLLKDEIVEFQTKINEVIKEKFTSLQSAVQWKFNQEAWEYLQRIEQDKPKPIVGDIKFEQIYPLYGAIDIRNSTIERNKAAFQDMIVQLELLENVLIQLKHLNSIVILDEMIFNCRRWLQEINEELMDSMQIQLNDFFNQNVAEVLTYFKENLKESHPIIAAYENAIHPLNGVVYKNRNVLEKSIRLINSGISGYLELFEKELQNSYPCYFEKFRSDGIEYDIYIGQSIAPDKKFNEIYLKNIRLWQLTSMAAIAKITHSLLDQMEKRLLTTQLIFVNATLIDINFRTDEHRFDVEGAYNIRYQIIKKRIDKVTIKGSNERLTQPGKIAIVYFTKREEKEYLGYIQYLQKSGSLLDDLEELELEELQGVKGLQALRIGINLA
- a CDS encoding metallophosphoesterase → MLKFLCVTLLSFLMTGVFAQDSVVNRVIFIGDAGEINFKQETIIPLAAALVLKGKTTVMFLGDNIYPSGMGLPGSKEELETASILRSQYEPMRAADAPVYFIPGNHDWDKMGKQGLAKIRAQGNFLDAQQDSLLQLVPKNGCPDPVEIPISDHLVIIAYDSEWWLFPHEKIDTNIRCGCDSEVKVIEKLKELVHKNKNKTILVASHHPFYSYGVHAGYYSWKDHIFPLTILNKNFYLPLPVIGSLYPLMRSTVFSNPEDMNHSDYKRLKLQVNAVFEGVPNYVYISGHDHGLQFIKKRDQYQIVSGSGAKSSSIKSNSNLLYKNSMQGFVTVDLLLDRSTQITYYTYDNKGIKADYAYRIPYKTEITNK